The Pogona vitticeps strain Pit_001003342236 chromosome 3, PviZW2.1, whole genome shotgun sequence genome includes a window with the following:
- the AMER3 gene encoding APC membrane recruitment protein 3, with protein MEFKRGKTFIKSSMQLTQDKLPLVGLSPREKTNIGAIIKDRSPPEIETSKASSPIDKSDSISNTTTKTGSNESILLLPESFYKPVRKSKTHDCVLGAVSKTEQCSLHNNSSEEGSAAPGRMKGRLINSASFSGLGNVQNSSGKKESVVNSSHFLNSPQQMIDYRNFVPQMPFVPAVAKSIPRKRISLKRSKKGLRDIFHIKKNKPESLAILSEKQKRLPFPGCKSELAGKFGKYFFKAGETFNADCLAQDFSDGEFLSESSYEYSSALCEDVASLKSFDSLTGCGEIFADETSAHMELEVSKEILLRQSQKKENPAMGSFQGGVEQLASPAQSEAADFAKLWDNINKSVQLHQKTLFDRRLLKIPTGELGKARSETSASVTDLLSSPDSSKESSIDTGTPKSDNQESMSTSDEGYYDSFSPGQDDELREDQSPGVPGRFPRDSYSGDALYELFCDPNEAQTSPVLDDDLCMSESISEKATDIPLSIYSFHVGSEEKMASQPAVDIISQGFLHSTWKGKECLLKLCDTELSLTMGIINWLRNNPGLISPQDLPKNPQPQLKKFGQPVSSSPSNTHQKMYKAGLEENKNESETSLVNINNGIQTYSVEGNEKSQSDILSYNSPQESSQERGGTLSGMSTLITDNSISCTTQRSEESWDDLLSSSEIEKISLLEECTDPATETLSLEVLNLDTICQTDENALVTDNHDAESCSSYMTAATSPDSLENGELENRENESKDQSWPIECDRPTEPLTFSHSQSCISQTPKEDGTDIMQLLEHCVNQVASLKINCDSEKKDLDDKCTGSEVSHHSDTLAQFEQQLLLQNECSCVTPLVHISDQVNIKANVGYNVPSLMNLGGDLIYVADQKNSTILDCMGPVAKNKLSFEYAQLNNQALSYIKDFRFEHCTQNSTDMTKICRPTFLPLLSSICSDTGGDFSQSFCRRGGSMEKLSEDQKGGTPSCTYPKFPCKLLPQVATLPLSEDATKEKAVVEKNHEIAF; from the coding sequence ATGGagtttaaaagaggaaaaacGTTCATAAAATCTAGCATGCAGTTGACCCAGGACAAGTTACCTTTAGTGGGTTTGAGTCCTAGAGAGAAGACCAATATAGGAGCAATCATAAAAGACAGAAGCCCTCCTGAAATTGAAACCTCCAAAGCAAGTTCTCCTATAGATAAAAGTGACAGCATTTCCAACACAACAACAAAGACTGGATCTAATGAGAGCATCCTattgctcccagaatccttctacAAACCTGTTCGGAAAAGTAAAACCCATGACTGTGTTCTAGGAGCTGTAAGCAAAACTGAACAATGCAGCCTCCATAACAACAGCTCTGAGGAGGGCAGTGCTGCTCCTGGAAGAATGAAAGGACGACTCATCAACAGTGCCAGCTTTTCTGGGCTTGGGAATGtccagaattcaagtggcaaaaagGAATCGGTGGTCAACTCAAGCCATTTCTTGAACAGCCCACAGCAGATGATTGATTACCGCAACTTTGTGCCACAGATGCCCTTTGTGCCAGCTGTTGCCAAAAGTATCCCTAGAAAGAGGATTTCTCTGAAGCGATCCAAAAAAGGTCTTCGGGACatatttcatattaaaaaaaacaagccgGAGAGCCTTGCTATATTGTCAGAGAAGCAAAAAAGGCTTCCATTTCCAGGGTGCAAGTCAGAATTGGCAGGCAAGTTTGGTAAATATTTCTTCAAAGCTGGAGAAACCTTCAATGCTGACTGCTTGGCACAAGACTTTTCTGATGGTGAGTTTCTGTCCGAATCCTCCTATGAGTACTCCAGTGCTCTGTGTGAAGATGTTGCCTCCCTGAAAAGTTTTGATTCCCTCACTGGATGTGGAGAGATCTTTGCCGATGAGACCTCTGCCCATATGGAGCTGGAGGTTAGCAAAGAAATCTTATTGAGGCAGTCTCAAAAAAAGGAGAACCCTGCCATGGGATCTTTTCAAGGTggagtggaacagcttgcctccccaGCCCAAAGTGAAGCAGCAGACTTTGCAAAACTTTGGGATAATATCAACAAGTCAGTGCAACTGCATCAGAAAACATTGTTTGATAGGAGGCTATTAAAAATACCTACGGGTGAGCTGGGAAAAGCTAGAAGTGAAACAAGTGCCTCAGTAACAGACCTGCTTTCTTCCCCTGACTCGTCTAAAGAGAGTTCCATAGACACTGGGACCCCAAAGAGTGATAATCAAGAATCCATGTCCACCAGTGATGAAGGTTACTACGATTCATTTTCTCCTGGCCAAGATGATGAATTAAGGGAAGATCAATCTCCTGGAGTACCAGGGAGATTTCCAAGAGACAGCTACAGTGGAGATGCCCTTTATGAGCTATTCTGTGATCCTAACGAAGCTCAAACCAGCCCAGTACTAGATGATGACTTGTGCATGTCTGAAAGCATTTCAGAAAAGGCCACAGACATACCTTTGTCAATTTATAGCTTTCACGTTGGGTCAGAAGAAAAAATGGCTTCCCAGCCAGCCGTTGACATCATCAGCCAGGGTTTCCTTCACAGCACGTGGAAAGGCAAAGAGTGCTTGCTTAAGCTTTGTGACACAGAGCTGTCTCTGACCATGGGGATTATCAACTGGTTGCGGAATAACCCAGGACTGATTTCCCCCCAAGATCTCCCAAAGAATCCTCAGCCACAGTTGAAAAAATTCGGGCAGCCAGTATCCTCAAGTCCTAGCAACACACATCAGAAGATGTACAAAGCAGGTCTGGAGGAAAATAAAAACGAGTCAGAGACATCTTTGGTCAACATAAACAATGGAATTCAGACATACTCTGTAGAGGGAAATGAAAAAAGCCAAAGTGATATTCTTTCATATAACTCACCTCAGGAAAGTTCTCAAGAAAGGGGAGGAACTCTGAGTGGAATGTCTACCCTCATAACAGACAATAGCATATCATGTACCACACAGAGATCAGAGGAAAGTTGGGATGATCTGCTGAGTTCATCTGAAATTGAGAAGATCTCTCTCTTAGAAGAATGCACAGATCCTGCCACTGAAACATTGTCATTGGAAGTCCTAAATCTGGACACAATTTGCCAAACCGATGAGAATGCTTTGGTAACAGATAACCATGATGCAGAGTCATGTTCCTCTTACATGACTGCTGCGACCTCTCCAGATTCTTTAGAGAATGGAGAATTAGAGAATAGAGAAAATGAGTCGAAGGATCAGTCCTGGCCAATTGAATGTGATAGGCCAACAGAGCCACTGACGTTCAGTCATTCCCAAAGCTGCATCAGCCAGACTCCAAAGGAGGATGGCACTGACATAATGCAGCTTTTGGAACACTGTGTCAACCAGGTTGCTTCCCTAAAGATCAACtgtgattctgaaaagaaagactTGGATGATAAATGCACTGGAAGTGAAGTGAGCCATCACAGTGACACGTTGGCTCAGTTTGAACAGCAACTGCTGTTGCAAAATGAATGTAGCTGTGTAACTCCTCTGGTACATATTTCAGACCAAGTTAATATTAAGGCAAATGTTGGATATAATGTCCCATCTCTCATGAATCTTGGGGGAGATCTCATTTATGTTGCAGATCAGAAAAACTCAACCATCCTTGACTGTATGGGCCCAgttgcaaaaaataaattaagctTTGAATATGCCCAGCTGAATAATCAAGCCCTGTCCTATATCAAAGATTTCAGATTTGAACACTGTACTCAAAATTCTACTGACATGACAAAAATTTGCAGACCCACATTTTTACCACTGTTAAGTTCCATTTGTTCAGACACAGGTGGTGACTTTTCACAGTCTTTCTGCAGAAGAGGTGGTTCAATGGAAAAGCTTTCAGAAGATCAAAAGGGTGGCACACCTTCGTGTACTTATCCAAAATTCCCGTGTAAGCTACTGCCCCAAGTAGCCACTCTTCCACTTTCAGAGGATGCAACCAAAGAGAAAGCAGTGGTGGAGAAGAACCATGAAATAGCTTTCTGA